In the genome of Massilibacillus massiliensis, one region contains:
- the mqnE gene encoding aminofutalosine synthase MqnE — protein MTSTLTAAQKAAEGKRLTLEDALELYHSDDLLNLAAWARAAKERKSGKEVYYNVNRHINLTNVCVSGCPLCAFACKSDQPQAYVMTEEKVIELVKHTAEKTPGLSEVHMVSALHPDKDFEYYLHIVKAVKKTLPYIHLKAFTPVEIVHFSRISNRSILEVLTLLKEAGLDSLPGGGAEILDDEVRKVICPNKATTAEWIETIKTAHKLGIPTNATILYGHIESVKQRLQHLITLRDIQDETGGFQAFVAFPFHPANTGFSEIQRGTSWEDLKFIALSRLILDNFDHIKAFWMMLTMPVAQLSLAFGVDDLDGTVEEEKIIHAAGAKTKRGITKHDMMKIIAETGYIPIERDTFYHPVKQESNGVE, from the coding sequence ATGACGAGTACATTGACAGCAGCGCAAAAAGCAGCAGAGGGGAAAAGGCTGACGTTAGAAGATGCGCTTGAATTATATCACTCTGATGATTTGTTAAATTTAGCGGCATGGGCGAGAGCAGCCAAGGAACGTAAGAGTGGTAAAGAGGTTTACTATAATGTAAATCGTCATATAAACTTAACGAATGTTTGTGTATCTGGATGTCCATTGTGTGCATTTGCTTGTAAAAGTGATCAGCCACAAGCTTATGTTATGACAGAAGAAAAAGTGATCGAGCTTGTCAAACATACGGCAGAGAAAACACCGGGACTCAGCGAAGTGCACATGGTCAGTGCCTTACATCCAGACAAAGATTTTGAATATTATTTGCATATCGTAAAGGCCGTAAAAAAAACGTTGCCATATATTCATTTAAAAGCGTTTACCCCAGTGGAGATTGTGCATTTTTCTAGGATATCTAATCGATCAATTCTAGAAGTATTAACGCTTTTAAAAGAGGCTGGATTAGATTCATTGCCAGGCGGTGGAGCAGAAATCTTAGATGATGAAGTGCGGAAAGTGATCTGCCCAAATAAAGCAACGACTGCCGAATGGATTGAGACGATAAAGACAGCACATAAACTTGGAATTCCGACGAATGCGACGATTTTATACGGGCATATAGAGTCTGTTAAGCAGCGTTTGCAGCATTTAATTACACTTCGTGATATTCAAGATGAAACGGGTGGATTTCAGGCGTTTGTTGCCTTTCCGTTTCATCCTGCGAATACTGGATTCTCTGAAATTCAACGTGGTACATCATGGGAAGATTTAAAATTCATTGCACTTTCAAGATTAATATTGGACAATTTTGATCATATCAAGGCCTTTTGGATGATGCTTACGATGCCAGTTGCACAACTTTCTTTGGCTTTCGGAGTAGATGATTTGGATGGAACCGTAGAAGAGGAAAAAATCATCCATGCAGCCGGGGCTAAGACAAAAAGGGGAATTACGAAACATGATATGATGAAAATCATTGCGGAGACTGGATATATTCCAATCGAGCGGGATACTTTCTATCATCCAGTAAAACAAGAAAGTAATGGAGTTGAGTAA
- a CDS encoding menaquinone biosynthetic enzyme MqnA/MqnD family protein, which yields MAKPKVGHINFINCLPLTYSLNEEGFHQGLDIHAAVPAVLNNDIVNGRLDVSPVSSIVYARNSEKFFILPDVSITADGPVQSIILVSRKPIEKLMADKIILTAKSATSHCLLKIVLHNAYHAKPNYYIRIIDMQKIIPDDATATLLIGDDALYAYHNQQAGLYYYDIGIEWKKLTGLRMVYAVWVVNQEFAKNKPELLQLVYDRVTRGFKNGYKKKAKAIHTIVYDKPFTFEQLDDYLEVIKWDFAKEHEQALLTFYRMAHDMNLIDHVPEIEIAEVFK from the coding sequence ATGGCAAAACCAAAGGTAGGACATATTAATTTTATCAATTGTTTACCTTTAACGTATAGTTTGAATGAAGAGGGATTTCATCAAGGTCTTGACATTCATGCTGCAGTGCCGGCTGTTCTCAATAATGATATTGTGAATGGGCGGCTTGATGTAAGTCCGGTATCGTCCATTGTTTATGCACGAAATAGTGAAAAGTTTTTTATTTTGCCAGATGTTTCTATTACGGCGGATGGTCCAGTACAAAGTATTATTCTGGTTTCTAGAAAGCCAATTGAAAAACTAATGGCAGATAAAATTATTCTAACGGCAAAATCTGCAACTTCGCATTGTTTATTGAAAATCGTGCTGCACAATGCATATCATGCAAAGCCGAATTATTATATTCGTATTATTGATATGCAGAAGATTATTCCTGACGATGCGACTGCAACACTTCTGATTGGTGATGATGCACTTTATGCTTATCATAATCAGCAAGCGGGATTGTACTATTATGATATTGGCATCGAATGGAAGAAACTCACGGGCCTTCGCATGGTGTATGCCGTATGGGTTGTAAATCAAGAGTTTGCAAAGAACAAGCCAGAATTATTGCAGCTTGTCTATGATCGTGTCACACGTGGTTTTAAGAATGGCTATAAGAAAAAAGCCAAGGCGATTCATACAATTGTATATGATAAACCATTTACGTTTGAACAATTAGATGATTATTTAGAAGTGATCAAATGGGATTTTGCAAAAGAGCATGAACAAGCGTTACTTACTTTTTATCGAATGGCACATGACATGAATCTGATTGACCATGTACCGGAAATTGAAATTGCGGAGGTTTTTAAATGA
- the mqnC gene encoding cyclic dehypoxanthinyl futalosine synthase yields MSLTQAAGLELLQHTDILALGKMADEMRQKLHPGKTVTFVIDRNINYSNVCVSECKFCAFFRPKDHKDAYILSTETMLEKIKETIAAGGTQVMIQGGLHPELDLKFYLDLLYTIKQNYDITIHSFSPAEIVHMAKQANLSVIDTLKELKAAGLDSLPGGGAEILVDEVRQRVSPKKISAGEWLNVMECAHSIGMQSTATMVIGMGETLAQRIAHMEKVRALQEKTGGFRAFITWTFQPGNTVLGGEKISAWEYLKTLATTRLYLDNIKHIQGSWVTQGQNIGQLTLAFGANDLGSIMLEENVVKAAGTSYQMSIDKMVGMIEATGRVAAQRDTAYHIIKKF; encoded by the coding sequence ATGAGCTTAACGCAAGCAGCAGGTTTAGAATTATTACAGCATACAGATATCTTGGCATTGGGAAAAATGGCAGATGAGATGAGGCAAAAGCTTCATCCGGGAAAAACAGTAACCTTCGTTATTGATCGCAATATTAATTATAGTAATGTTTGCGTGAGTGAATGTAAGTTCTGTGCATTTTTTCGTCCTAAAGATCATAAAGATGCTTATATTTTATCGACCGAAACAATGCTAGAAAAAATTAAAGAAACCATTGCAGCGGGTGGTACACAAGTTATGATCCAAGGCGGTTTGCACCCTGAACTGGATTTGAAATTTTATTTGGATTTATTGTATACGATTAAACAAAATTACGATATAACAATTCACTCTTTTTCGCCCGCTGAGATTGTGCATATGGCAAAGCAGGCAAATCTTTCTGTAATTGATACATTGAAGGAACTAAAAGCTGCGGGACTGGATTCACTTCCAGGCGGTGGTGCTGAAATTTTAGTTGATGAGGTCAGACAACGTGTGAGTCCGAAGAAAATCAGCGCAGGTGAATGGCTCAATGTAATGGAGTGTGCGCATAGCATTGGGATGCAGAGTACAGCAACTATGGTAATTGGTATGGGTGAAACGCTTGCGCAGCGTATTGCGCATATGGAAAAAGTTCGCGCTTTACAAGAAAAAACGGGTGGTTTCCGCGCGTTTATTACGTGGACGTTCCAGCCCGGAAATACAGTACTTGGCGGTGAAAAAATTTCTGCTTGGGAGTATTTAAAAACCTTGGCGACGACAAGACTTTATTTAGATAATATAAAGCACATACAAGGATCTTGGGTGACGCAAGGTCAAAATATTGGACAACTTACCTTGGCCTTTGGCGCCAATGACTTAGGCAGTATTATGTTAGAAGAAAATGTAGTGAAAGCCGCTGGTACATCGTATCAGATGTCAATTGATAAAATGGTAGGTATGATTGAAGCAACTGGCAGAGTTGCTGCACAGCGTGATACTGCATATCATATCATAAAAAAATTTTAA
- a CDS encoding phosphorylase family protein, with protein sequence MKSIPAVEFAVIGGSGTLSSNFPLGAKADDVEVLAEDLVYETPYGTSPAFRLFRVGDKKVLTCKMHGWRAEVSRGDASRQVFWVFREAGVQRVISEGGVGSINPLLDPRDFVIPDDYLDMSERKGVGLEGKYLLIMRDALCPQMRKQLIEKTKEQFDGRVFTRGTYAVTEGRHFESPAEIAMMKGHADIVGQSICPEVYLAREIGACYAGLYFIVNYGEGLVKSWSHQELKDIFFDDAPMISRIILDTIRSLPSVGACECKDLRKETLLKGIYNK encoded by the coding sequence ATGAAGAGTATTCCAGCAGTAGAATTTGCCGTGATTGGCGGTTCTGGTACGTTATCAAGCAACTTCCCATTGGGTGCAAAGGCAGATGACGTGGAAGTATTAGCAGAGGATTTAGTTTATGAAACCCCTTATGGGACAAGTCCTGCTTTTCGATTATTTCGTGTAGGCGATAAGAAAGTTTTGACTTGTAAAATGCATGGTTGGCGTGCAGAAGTTAGTCGCGGAGATGCATCAAGACAAGTATTTTGGGTGTTTCGCGAAGCGGGTGTGCAGCGTGTTATTTCTGAAGGCGGCGTAGGATCAATTAATCCATTGCTTGACCCTAGAGATTTTGTAATTCCTGATGATTATCTTGATATGTCAGAACGAAAAGGCGTTGGATTAGAGGGAAAATATTTATTGATTATGCGTGATGCGCTTTGTCCTCAGATGCGCAAACAATTAATTGAAAAAACGAAAGAGCAGTTTGACGGACGTGTATTTACTCGAGGCACTTATGCGGTGACGGAAGGGCGTCATTTTGAAAGTCCCGCAGAAATTGCGATGATGAAAGGGCACGCGGATATTGTTGGACAAAGCATATGTCCGGAAGTGTATCTGGCACGCGAAATCGGGGCATGTTATGCAGGTCTTTATTTTATCGTAAATTATGGCGAGGGATTGGTAAAATCTTGGTCACATCAAGAGCTTAAGGATATCTTTTTTGATGATGCGCCTATGATTAGTCGGATTATTTTAGACACAATTCGCTCTTTACCATCCGTTGGAGCATGTGAATGTAAAGACCTTCGCAAAGAAACATTGTTAAAGGGTATTTACAATAAGTAA
- the guaA gene encoding glutamine-hydrolyzing GMP synthase has translation MVLILDFGGQYNQLIARRVRECGVYCEIVPYDYSIEKIRAKNPKGIILTGGPNNVYADDSPKADVEVFELGVPVLGICYGHQFMAYTFGGKVENAEVGEYGKTAVELFPEHKLFAGIDGKNQCWMSHMDFVSVAPEGFAVASTTKECPVAGMVNESKNLYGVQFHPEVEHTPFGKTMLMNFLFKICDLQGDWNMSSFAQEKIAEIKEFVGDKKVLCALSGGVDSSVAAVLVHKAVGKQLTCVFVDHGLLRKDEGDQVEAIFRKQFDMNLIRVNAKDRFLGKLAGVSDPERKRKIIGEEFIRVFEEESNKLGKIDFLVQGTIYPDVVESGTKTSATIKSHHNVGGLPEDMDLQLIEPLRELFKDEVRAVGEKLGIPHHLVWRQPFPGPGLAIRVLGEITEEKLSITREADAIFREEIASAGLEGKIWQYFACLPNIRSVGVMGDERTYCHTVALRAVTSSDGMTSDWAHIPYEVLDKVSRRIVNEVKGVNRIVYDVTSKPPSTIEWE, from the coding sequence ATGGTGTTAATTTTAGATTTTGGTGGTCAATATAATCAATTAATCGCCAGACGGGTAAGAGAGTGCGGCGTGTATTGTGAAATAGTGCCTTATGATTACAGTATCGAAAAAATTCGGGCAAAAAACCCGAAAGGGATCATCCTTACAGGTGGCCCTAATAATGTGTATGCGGATGATTCGCCGAAAGCGGATGTAGAAGTATTTGAACTAGGAGTACCTGTACTTGGTATTTGTTACGGACATCAATTTATGGCGTACACTTTTGGTGGTAAAGTTGAAAATGCAGAAGTTGGGGAATACGGTAAAACGGCAGTTGAATTATTTCCTGAGCATAAACTTTTTGCTGGCATCGATGGAAAAAATCAATGCTGGATGAGCCATATGGATTTCGTTTCCGTTGCACCAGAAGGTTTTGCTGTGGCTTCTACGACAAAAGAATGTCCAGTCGCAGGCATGGTAAATGAGTCGAAAAATTTATATGGTGTACAATTCCATCCGGAAGTAGAGCACACACCATTTGGAAAAACAATGCTGATGAATTTCTTGTTTAAGATTTGTGATTTACAGGGTGATTGGAATATGTCGTCTTTTGCACAAGAAAAAATCGCTGAGATTAAAGAATTTGTTGGCGATAAAAAGGTGCTTTGCGCGTTGTCTGGCGGTGTAGATTCTTCTGTAGCTGCTGTACTTGTGCATAAAGCAGTAGGAAAACAATTAACTTGTGTCTTCGTCGATCATGGATTATTAAGGAAAGATGAAGGGGATCAAGTAGAAGCAATCTTTAGAAAACAATTTGATATGAACTTGATTCGTGTTAATGCAAAAGATCGTTTCCTTGGAAAACTTGCGGGTGTTTCTGATCCGGAAAGAAAACGTAAAATTATCGGGGAAGAATTTATTCGTGTTTTTGAAGAAGAGTCTAATAAGTTAGGGAAAATTGATTTTCTCGTACAAGGGACGATCTATCCAGATGTTGTTGAAAGTGGGACAAAGACTTCAGCGACAATTAAGAGTCATCATAATGTGGGCGGTTTACCGGAAGATATGGATTTACAACTTATTGAACCATTGCGTGAATTATTTAAAGATGAAGTACGTGCTGTCGGTGAGAAATTGGGGATTCCACATCATTTGGTATGGCGTCAACCGTTCCCAGGGCCAGGTCTTGCGATTCGTGTACTTGGTGAAATTACAGAAGAGAAATTATCGATTACGCGTGAAGCCGATGCAATTTTTAGAGAAGAAATCGCCAGTGCCGGCTTAGAGGGTAAGATATGGCAATACTTTGCTTGCCTGCCGAATATTCGTTCCGTTGGTGTAATGGGCGATGAAAGAACATATTGCCACACAGTAGCACTTCGCGCGGTTACCAGCTCGGATGGAATGACTTCTGATTGGGCGCATATCCCTTACGAGGTATTAGATAAAGTTTCTCGCCGTATTGTCAATGAAGTAAAAGGCGTTAATCGTATTGTTTATGATGTGACTTCAAAGCCACCATCTACAATTGAATGGGAATAA
- a CDS encoding DUF5710 domain-containing protein — translation MLFLNVPFHQKDEAKALGAKWNAQARKWYIPDELNIEKFGKWLLLIELVPETAWYKNLRSELTKEEWENVKRKTFMAANYTCEICGGKGPNHPVECHEVWKYDIETGVQTLIRTIALCPACHEVKHFGRANIKGRFKVAMAHLMKVNNWNEDTGNWHFDKCGEEWLQRNEIDWVLDARWLLDFIDLSEETKQTILDHAEGLYLLGENSDSYSAADRWALLTGE, via the coding sequence ATGTTGTTTTTAAATGTACCTTTTCATCAAAAAGATGAAGCAAAAGCGCTTGGAGCTAAGTGGAATGCTCAAGCTAGAAAGTGGTATATACCAGATGAATTGAATATTGAAAAATTTGGCAAGTGGTTGTTGTTAATTGAGCTTGTACCTGAAACTGCTTGGTATAAAAATTTACGATCAGAATTAACAAAGGAAGAATGGGAAAACGTTAAACGAAAAACTTTTATGGCAGCAAATTACACTTGTGAAATTTGCGGTGGAAAAGGTCCTAATCATCCAGTTGAGTGTCATGAGGTGTGGAAATACGATATTGAGACTGGGGTACAAACTCTAATTAGGACGATTGCATTGTGTCCAGCTTGTCATGAGGTCAAACATTTTGGACGAGCTAATATTAAAGGCAGATTTAAGGTTGCTATGGCGCATTTAATGAAGGTGAATAATTGGAATGAGGATACTGGAAATTGGCATTTTGATAAGTGTGGAGAAGAATGGTTACAACGGAATGAAATTGACTGGGTATTGGATGCAAGGTGGTTACTAGATTTTATAGATTTGTCTGAGGAAACGAAACAAACTATTTTGGATCATGCGGAGGGGTTATATTTGTTAGGTGAAAACTCCGATTCATACAGCGCTGCCGATCGTTGGGCTCTTTTAACAGGAGAGTAA
- a CDS encoding IS3 family transposase (programmed frameshift) yields MPKRIYTTELKMKIVQRYLKGDIGLKSLSNEYHVNRGDIQKWVAAYKEHGIDGLCTTHRTYTGDFKVSVVEYMHNTGTSIRQTAAHFNIPSHPSISTWERIYYEKGKDALYEERRGRSSKMGIKKQSKNIEKNEDLLLEVQRLRMENEYLKKFECLNSKAGKIGETDKVAVITELRHKYKLTALLELVKIPRSTYYYYLKKSNEPDKYKIIKDQIIAIYHENQGRYGYLRITTELINRGHKINHKTVQRLMKVLKIKCMVRLKKYRSYKGETGRIAPNLIQRNFKTDAPNQKWTTDVTEFSLFGTKLYLSPILDMYNSEVISYNISQRPVLGQVMDMLDKAFAKIPNNTNLIFHSDQGWQYQHKHYQKRLREKGIIQSMSRKGNCLDNSIMENFFGLLKSELLYLRKFSSIEEFKVELEKYIDYYNTKRIKSKLKGLSPVQYRLQSSLVA; encoded by the exons ATGCCAAAGAGAATATATACTACAGAATTAAAGATGAAAATAGTGCAACGTTATCTAAAAGGTGATATTGGACTCAAATCACTTTCTAATGAGTATCATGTGAATAGAGGAGATATTCAAAAATGGGTAGCAGCGTATAAAGAACATGGCATTGATGGTCTTTGTACAACTCATAGAACTTATACTGGTGATTTTAAGGTTTCTGTCGTAGAATATATGCATAATACAGGTACATCAATTCGCCAAACTGCTGCACATTTTAATATTCCATCTCATCCATCCATAAGCACATGGGAGCGTATTTACTATGAGAAAGGCAAAGATGCTCTGTATGAAGAACGCAGAGGAAGATCAAGTAAAATGGGAATAAAAAAACAAAGTAAAAACATTGAAAAGAATGAAGATCTTTTATTAGAAGTCCAGAGACTTCGCATGGAGAATGAATACCTAAAAAAAT TTGAATGCCTTAATTCAAAAGCGGGAAAAATCGGAGAAACCGATAAAGTAGCTGTCATAACGGAATTAAGGCACAAATATAAGCTGACAGCATTATTAGAACTAGTTAAGATTCCACGCAGCACATACTATTATTATTTGAAAAAATCAAATGAACCTGATAAATATAAAATAATAAAAGATCAAATCATAGCTATTTATCATGAAAATCAAGGTAGATATGGATATCTTAGAATCACAACCGAATTAATAAATAGAGGGCATAAAATCAATCATAAAACAGTGCAACGTTTAATGAAAGTGTTGAAAATTAAATGTATGGTAAGACTCAAGAAATATCGTTCTTATAAGGGTGAAACTGGGAGAATTGCCCCCAACCTTATCCAGAGAAATTTTAAAACTGATGCACCAAATCAGAAGTGGACAACAGATGTAACGGAATTTTCGTTATTTGGCACTAAATTATATCTGTCACCGATTTTGGATATGTATAATAGCGAAGTCATAAGTTATAACATTAGTCAAAGGCCTGTATTAGGACAAGTGATGGATATGCTAGATAAAGCTTTTGCAAAGATTCCAAATAATACAAATCTTATATTTCATTCTGATCAAGGATGGCAATATCAACACAAACATTATCAAAAAAGGCTTAGAGAGAAAGGGATAATCCAAAGTATGTCTCGAAAAGGAAACTGCTTGGACAATTCAATTATGGAAAATTTCTTTGGGTTACTTAAGTCAGAGCTTTTATATTTGAGAAAATTTAGTTCTATAGAGGAATTTAAAGTTGAATTAGAAAAATATATAGATTACTATAATACTAAACGAATTAAGAGTAAATTAAAAGGACTGAGTCCTGTTCAATACAGGCTTCAATCCTCATTAGTTGCATAA
- a CDS encoding helix-turn-helix domain-containing protein, translating to MAKYSFELKQKVVQAYLSGEGGYKYLAKKYSIVNEVMVRKWVNAYQKMGSDGLMRSRKNKTYSFDFKLHMVESYLTTEVSYQELALSVGMNNPTLLARWVNDFRIAGPDALKLKTKERRSKVENDLTPKS from the coding sequence ATGGCAAAGTATAGTTTTGAACTTAAGCAAAAGGTTGTCCAGGCATACTTATCTGGCGAAGGTGGATACAAATATTTGGCAAAAAAATATTCGATAGTGAATGAGGTTATGGTAAGGAAATGGGTAAATGCTTATCAAAAAATGGGTTCTGATGGATTAATGAGATCTCGAAAAAATAAAACTTATTCTTTTGATTTTAAACTTCATATGGTAGAGTCATATTTAACAACAGAAGTTTCATATCAGGAGTTAGCTTTGAGTGTCGGAATGAATAATCCTACACTGCTTGCCAGATGGGTAAATGATTTTAGAATTGCTGGTCCTGATGCTTTGAAACTTAAAACGAAGGAGCGTCGTTCAAAAGTGGAAAATGATCTGACCCCAAAAAGTTAG
- a CDS encoding DMT family transporter, which yields MDGNNKTYALLLTAVLIWGIQPIFIKFLVHDWSPVMITCGRFFLFSIIVFAVLYLRHDPGLIPPQECWLPFIFMGFSLFINNVAQFTGLQYSTVINCTLIAATTPVVTALMAAVFLRERLNVFAWLGIVISFAGVITIISHGSLNIILGLDFAYGDILFFISQFSWTIYSLLGVRVMKHISVMAVTAWSGLSASVLTLCYGLLTHQVSVPVFAPVSLASFLYTVVFGGVLAQIFWNGGVKNAGPSLTSIFTNIMPLVGMIGGVAFLGEMISMVEIGGALAIFAGVYLMTHSESLGQARC from the coding sequence ATGGATGGGAATAATAAGACATATGCATTGTTGCTGACGGCGGTTTTGATTTGGGGAATTCAACCGATCTTCATAAAATTTTTAGTTCATGACTGGTCGCCGGTTATGATTACTTGTGGCCGATTTTTCTTGTTTAGTATTATCGTGTTCGCAGTGCTTTACTTACGGCACGATCCGGGATTGATACCGCCGCAAGAGTGCTGGCTGCCATTTATTTTCATGGGATTCAGCTTGTTTATTAATAATGTAGCGCAGTTCACTGGACTGCAATATTCAACGGTTATAAATTGTACGTTGATAGCAGCTACTACACCTGTAGTTACAGCGTTGATGGCAGCTGTATTTTTGCGGGAACGGCTCAATGTTTTCGCATGGCTGGGTATCGTTATTTCTTTTGCTGGTGTCATAACGATTATAAGTCATGGCTCTTTAAATATTATTTTAGGACTGGATTTTGCTTATGGAGATATATTGTTTTTTATCAGCCAATTTTCCTGGACGATTTATTCTTTACTGGGAGTTCGGGTGATGAAACATATATCTGTTATGGCGGTCACTGCCTGGTCTGGTTTGAGTGCATCGGTACTTACATTATGTTATGGACTGTTGACACACCAAGTAAGTGTTCCGGTATTTGCACCAGTTTCATTGGCTTCTTTTCTCTACACTGTTGTGTTTGGCGGCGTTTTAGCGCAGATATTTTGGAATGGTGGCGTAAAAAATGCTGGCCCTAGTCTGACTTCTATTTTTACAAATATTATGCCGCTTGTAGGTATGATCGGCGGCGTTGCGTTTTTGGGAGAAATGATCAGTATGGTGGAAATCGGTGGAGCATTGGCAATTTTCGCTGGTGTCTATTTGATGACGCATAGTGAAAGTTTGGGGCAGGCAAGATGTTAA
- the allD gene encoding ureidoglycolate dehydrogenase has product MSEQEIVLVDKEDLHKLIKRKVMKAGLPEDHAQELANHLTYADSRGVHSHGAVRVEYYSERISKGGSNVKPDFSFKKTGPCTGIYEGDNAIGMVVAKNGMLEAIQMAKENGIGLVGMRNLGHCGTLSYFLRMATEENMIAMSMCQSDPMVVPYGSADPYFGTNPIGFAVPCAGHAPIVFDMATTVGAWGKILDSRAKNKAIPETWAVDKEGHPTTDPFAVGGLLAIAGPKGYGLMMMVDILCGSLLGVPFGQHVSSMYADLSAGRGLGQIHLVINPDYFSSAEALKNNVRKMVDELHGLRPAAGFDKVMVPGESSEDKAEAYEKNGIPIVKEIYDYLVSDDVHYNRYDGKSAFASEK; this is encoded by the coding sequence ATGAGTGAGCAAGAGATTGTATTAGTAGACAAAGAAGATTTGCATAAGTTGATTAAGCGTAAGGTGATGAAAGCTGGTTTACCAGAAGATCATGCACAAGAACTTGCAAATCACCTTACCTATGCAGATAGTAGAGGCGTACACTCACATGGAGCAGTACGTGTGGAATATTATTCAGAGCGGATTTCTAAGGGCGGTAGTAATGTAAAACCTGATTTTTCTTTTAAAAAGACAGGACCGTGCACAGGGATTTATGAAGGTGATAATGCAATCGGCATGGTTGTAGCGAAAAATGGGATGCTTGAGGCGATTCAAATGGCCAAAGAAAATGGAATTGGCCTTGTTGGTATGCGTAATCTAGGTCATTGCGGAACACTTTCCTATTTTCTTAGAATGGCTACAGAAGAAAATATGATTGCGATGTCAATGTGTCAATCTGATCCTATGGTCGTGCCATATGGATCTGCAGATCCATATTTTGGAACAAATCCGATTGGATTTGCCGTACCTTGTGCTGGACATGCTCCAATTGTATTTGATATGGCCACTACGGTTGGTGCTTGGGGGAAAATTTTAGATTCTAGGGCAAAAAACAAAGCAATTCCTGAAACTTGGGCTGTTGATAAAGAGGGGCATCCTACGACAGATCCATTTGCAGTTGGCGGCCTTTTAGCGATTGCAGGTCCAAAAGGTTATGGACTTATGATGATGGTAGATATTTTATGCGGATCTTTACTTGGTGTTCCATTTGGACAACATGTTAGTTCGATGTATGCGGATCTTTCAGCTGGACGCGGTCTGGGACAGATTCATTTAGTGATCAATCCAGATTATTTCTCCTCGGCTGAGGCATTAAAAAATAATGTACGCAAGATGGTAGACGAACTTCATGGTCTTCGTCCTGCAGCTGGCTTTGATAAAGTTATGGTACCGGGCGAATCTTCTGAAGATAAAGCAGAAGCGTATGAGAAGAACGGAATTCCAATTGTAAAAGAAATATATGATTATCTTGTAAGCGACGATGTGCATTATAACCGTTACGATGGGAAAAGTGCATTTGCTTCAGAGAAATGA